From a region of the Methylocystis hirsuta genome:
- a CDS encoding RluA family pseudouridine synthase gives MTVKALPQIDASAERFEFLVAPQHAGARLDRFLAEQPEIVAAHLSRSRIKGLIEDSRATLGGETARDPAKKLGAGDHVTLDVPPATPAEPQGEDIALNIVYEDAHLLVIDKPAGLVVHPASAHESGTLVNALIAHCGDSLSGVGGVKKPGIVHRIDKNTSGLLVVAKTDAAHHGLSRLFADHGRKLSLTREYFAFVWGVPDRAHGAVDAPLGRHSTQREKMAVVSEARGREAITHWEKVEDYGVAALVRCQLETGRTHQIRVHMAHIGHPLIGDQTYGAGFKTKVAKLAPAAREIVERLDRQALHAATLGFAHPVTKEEMMFESELPEDLAELREALSAE, from the coding sequence ATGACGGTCAAGGCTCTGCCTCAAATTGACGCATCCGCCGAGCGCTTCGAATTTCTCGTTGCGCCGCAGCACGCCGGCGCCCGGCTCGACCGCTTTCTCGCGGAACAGCCGGAGATCGTCGCCGCGCATCTGTCGCGCAGCCGCATCAAGGGGCTGATCGAGGACAGCCGCGCGACCCTTGGCGGCGAGACGGCGCGCGATCCGGCGAAGAAGCTCGGCGCCGGAGATCACGTGACGCTCGACGTGCCGCCGGCGACGCCGGCTGAGCCGCAGGGCGAAGATATCGCGCTCAACATCGTCTATGAGGACGCGCATCTCCTCGTGATCGACAAGCCGGCCGGCCTCGTCGTGCATCCGGCGAGCGCGCATGAGAGCGGCACGCTGGTCAATGCGCTGATCGCCCATTGCGGCGACAGCCTGTCCGGCGTCGGCGGGGTGAAGAAGCCCGGCATCGTGCATCGCATCGACAAGAATACGAGCGGCCTTTTGGTTGTCGCCAAGACCGACGCCGCGCATCATGGCCTCTCCCGCCTCTTCGCCGATCACGGCCGCAAACTGTCGCTGACGCGCGAATATTTCGCCTTCGTTTGGGGCGTTCCCGACCGCGCGCATGGCGCTGTCGACGCGCCGCTCGGCCGCCATTCGACGCAGCGCGAAAAAATGGCGGTGGTGTCGGAAGCGCGCGGCCGCGAGGCGATCACGCATTGGGAGAAGGTCGAGGATTATGGCGTCGCCGCGCTTGTGCGCTGCCAGCTGGAGACCGGCCGCACCCATCAGATCCGCGTGCATATGGCCCATATCGGCCATCCGCTGATCGGCGACCAAACCTATGGCGCGGGTTTTAAAACCAAGGTCGCGAAACTGGCCCCCGCCGCGCGCGAGATCGTCGAGCGCTTGGACCGACAGGCGCTGCACGCCGCGACGCTCGGCTTCGCGCATCCGGTGACGAAAGAGGAGATGATGTTTGAAAGCGAACTGCCGGAGGATTTGGCGGAGTTGAGAGAGGCGTTGAGCGCCGAATGA
- a CDS encoding ribonuclease T2 family protein, which translates to MRARAVRMLLCSSLSLVASGAMAETPASGTFVARQSCPALQSIRTGANPGNVSVEPNGHYSIFAKNKPNATHYLIDVPDAHPGRRWVAVGCGEATLADGGGPGSGGGEAPGEPEPDGGPAAQKPDYILAVSWQPAFCEGKPDKTECETQRPDRFDATHFTLHGLWPKKQYCNVDRHIVAADKDNRWNGLPEPELSDATRHALSEVMPGTMSLLERHEWIKHGTCFPGGAADAYFSRTLALMSQLNASKVQGLFAAHIGEEITRDQLKAAFNETFGDGAADRVRVACKRDGGRNLIVEMTIGLTGDIKPDSKLADLIAAAPATDPGCPSGVVDPVGLQ; encoded by the coding sequence ATGCGCGCACGCGCTGTTCGAATGCTGCTTTGCTCGTCATTGTCGCTCGTCGCCTCAGGCGCAATGGCGGAGACGCCTGCATCGGGAACCTTCGTCGCCCGTCAGTCCTGTCCCGCGCTTCAATCGATCAGAACCGGCGCCAATCCGGGCAATGTCAGCGTCGAGCCGAATGGGCATTATTCCATTTTCGCCAAGAACAAGCCGAACGCGACGCATTATCTCATCGATGTCCCCGACGCTCATCCGGGACGCCGGTGGGTCGCGGTCGGATGCGGCGAGGCGACGCTGGCCGATGGCGGCGGCCCTGGGAGCGGCGGCGGAGAAGCCCCCGGCGAGCCAGAGCCTGACGGCGGCCCCGCGGCGCAAAAGCCGGATTACATCCTCGCCGTGAGCTGGCAGCCGGCCTTTTGCGAAGGCAAGCCCGACAAGACGGAATGCGAAACGCAAAGACCCGACCGGTTCGACGCGACGCATTTCACGCTGCATGGACTCTGGCCCAAAAAACAATATTGCAACGTCGATCGCCACATCGTCGCCGCCGATAAGGACAACCGGTGGAACGGCCTGCCCGAGCCCGAACTCTCCGACGCGACACGGCATGCGCTGTCAGAAGTCATGCCGGGAACGATGTCGCTGCTCGAACGGCACGAGTGGATCAAACATGGCACATGCTTTCCGGGAGGCGCGGCGGACGCCTATTTCTCGCGCACGCTCGCGCTGATGTCGCAGCTCAACGCGTCCAAGGTTCAGGGGCTTTTCGCGGCGCATATCGGCGAGGAAATCACGCGCGATCAGCTCAAGGCGGCGTTCAATGAGACCTTCGGCGACGGCGCCGCCGATCGGGTGCGCGTCGCCTGCAAGAGAGACGGCGGCCGCAATCTCATTGTCGAGATGACCATCGGATTGACCGGCGACATCAAACCCGACAGCAAGCTCGCCGACCTCATCGCCGCAGCGCCGGCGACGGACCCCGGCTGCCCAAGCGGGGTGGTGGATCCGGTGGGGCTGCAGTAG
- the typA gene encoding translational GTPase TypA: protein MQLRNIAIIAHVDHGKTTLVDRLLQQSGAFRENQRVAERVMDSNDLEKERGITIMAKATSITWKDVRINIVDTPGHADFGGEVERILSMVDGAIVLVDAAEGPMPQTKFVVGKALKIGLKPIVCVNKVDKPDARVSEVVNEVFDLFAALDATDEQLDFPIIYGSAKQGWMAEEPTGPQDGMAPLFDLVVKHVPAPTVEDGGFRMLGTLLEANPYLGRIITGRVFAGSVKPNQAVKVLDRTGKIVEQGRVSKILAFRGIERQPIEEAEAGDIVAIAGLEKFNVADTLCALDVNEPLQAQPIDPPTLSMTFLVNDSPLAGTEGDKVTSRMIRARLYKEAEGNVALRVEDAPAGDAYIVSGRGELQLGILIETMRREGFELGVSRPKVVYKKDENGEILEPIEEVVIDVDEEHSGVVVQKMNERKAEMIEMRPSGGNRLRLVFHAPTRGLIGYQGELLTDTRGTAIMNRLFHEYAPYKGEIQGRRNGVLISNDSGEAVAYAMWKLEDRGPMMIEPGWKVYKGMIVGEHTRDNDLEINVLKGKQLTNIRTQSKDEAVRLTPPIQMTLEKALAYIEDDERVEVTPKSIRLRKVFLDPNDRKKAKGKAALVE from the coding sequence ATGCAACTGCGCAACATCGCCATCATCGCCCACGTCGACCATGGCAAGACCACGCTCGTCGACCGGTTGCTCCAGCAGTCGGGGGCCTTTCGAGAAAACCAGCGCGTCGCCGAGCGCGTGATGGATTCGAATGATCTCGAAAAAGAGCGCGGCATCACCATCATGGCGAAGGCCACCTCCATTACCTGGAAGGATGTGCGCATCAACATCGTCGACACGCCCGGCCACGCCGATTTCGGCGGCGAGGTGGAGCGCATCCTGTCGATGGTCGACGGCGCCATCGTGCTCGTCGACGCCGCCGAAGGCCCGATGCCGCAGACGAAATTCGTCGTCGGCAAGGCGCTCAAGATCGGCCTGAAGCCGATCGTCTGCGTCAACAAGGTCGACAAGCCCGACGCCCGGGTCTCGGAAGTCGTCAACGAGGTCTTCGATCTCTTCGCCGCGCTCGACGCCACCGACGAGCAACTCGACTTCCCGATCATCTACGGCTCCGCCAAGCAGGGCTGGATGGCCGAGGAGCCGACTGGTCCGCAGGACGGCATGGCGCCGCTCTTCGATCTCGTCGTCAAGCATGTGCCGGCGCCCACCGTCGAGGACGGCGGCTTCCGCATGCTCGGCACGCTGCTCGAGGCCAATCCCTATCTTGGCCGCATCATCACCGGCCGCGTCTTCGCCGGCAGCGTGAAGCCCAATCAGGCGGTGAAGGTGCTCGACCGCACCGGCAAGATCGTCGAGCAGGGGCGCGTGTCAAAAATTCTCGCCTTCCGCGGCATTGAGCGCCAGCCGATCGAGGAGGCGGAAGCCGGCGACATCGTCGCCATCGCCGGTCTCGAAAAATTCAACGTCGCCGACACGCTCTGCGCGCTCGACGTGAACGAGCCGCTGCAGGCGCAGCCGATCGATCCGCCGACGCTCTCCATGACCTTCCTCGTCAATGACAGTCCGCTCGCCGGCACGGAAGGCGACAAGGTCACGAGCCGCATGATCCGCGCGCGCCTTTACAAAGAGGCCGAGGGCAATGTCGCGCTGCGCGTCGAGGACGCGCCGGCGGGCGACGCTTATATCGTCTCGGGCCGCGGCGAATTGCAGCTCGGCATTCTGATCGAGACCATGCGCCGCGAGGGCTTCGAGCTTGGCGTCTCGCGCCCCAAGGTCGTCTATAAGAAGGATGAGAACGGCGAGATCCTCGAGCCGATCGAAGAGGTCGTCATCGACGTCGACGAGGAGCACAGCGGCGTCGTCGTTCAGAAGATGAATGAGCGCAAGGCCGAGATGATCGAGATGCGCCCGTCGGGCGGCAATCGCCTGCGTCTCGTCTTCCATGCCCCGACGCGCGGCCTCATCGGCTATCAGGGCGAACTTCTCACCGACACGCGCGGCACGGCGATCATGAACCGCCTGTTCCATGAATATGCGCCCTATAAGGGCGAGATTCAGGGCCGCCGCAACGGCGTGCTGATCAGCAATGATTCTGGCGAAGCCGTCGCCTACGCCATGTGGAAGCTGGAAGATCGCGGTCCGATGATGATCGAGCCGGGCTGGAAGGTCTACAAGGGCATGATCGTCGGCGAGCATACGCGCGACAATGATCTCGAGATCAATGTCTTGAAGGGCAAGCAGCTCACCAACATCCGCACCCAGTCGAAGGACGAAGCGGTGCGCCTGACGCCGCCGATCCAGATGACGCTGGAAAAGGCGCTGGCCTATATCGAGGACGACGAGCGCGTGGAAGTGACGCCGAAGTCGATCCGCCTGCGCAAAGTGTTTCTCGACCCCAACGACCGCAAGAAGGCGAAGGGCAAGGCCGCGCTGGTGGAGTGA
- the epmA gene encoding EF-P lysine aminoacylase EpmA → MTRASPWWARDVYADRKPFLKGRAAIAAATRRFFAAEGFAEVETAALQLSGGNETHLSAFATELIGSGGERSRLYLHTSPEFSCKKLLAAGEERIFTLARVFRNRERSALHHPEFTMLEWYRADAPTLRLMEDCAGLLASAARAAGATDFAWMGRVCDPFEEPQIISVCDAFATHASIDLESLLDDRDGLARAAARDGIRVVEDDGWSDLFSKIMSEKIEPMLGRERPTILTDYPVSEAALARANAADPRFADRFELYVCGVELANGFAELTDAAEQRRRFEAQMQEKRRIYGEIYPIDEDFLAALAEMPPACGVALGFDRLAMLATGAERIEQVLWTPVAERGTAL, encoded by the coding sequence ATGACGCGCGCGTCGCCTTGGTGGGCCCGGGATGTTTATGCCGACCGCAAGCCCTTTCTCAAGGGCCGGGCGGCGATCGCCGCCGCCACCCGACGCTTCTTCGCCGCGGAAGGCTTCGCCGAGGTCGAAACGGCGGCGCTTCAGCTATCCGGCGGCAATGAAACGCATCTTTCGGCCTTCGCGACGGAGCTGATCGGCTCGGGTGGCGAGCGGAGCCGGCTCTATCTCCATACCTCGCCGGAGTTTTCCTGCAAGAAGCTGCTCGCGGCGGGCGAGGAGCGGATTTTCACCCTTGCGCGCGTCTTCCGCAATCGCGAGCGCTCCGCCCTGCACCATCCGGAATTCACCATGCTGGAGTGGTACCGCGCCGACGCGCCGACTCTGCGGCTGATGGAGGATTGCGCCGGACTGCTGGCGAGCGCGGCGCGGGCGGCGGGCGCGACGGATTTCGCCTGGATGGGACGCGTTTGCGATCCTTTCGAGGAACCGCAGATCATCAGCGTCTGCGACGCCTTTGCGACCCACGCCAGCATTGATTTAGAATCTCTGCTCGACGACCGCGATGGGCTCGCGCGCGCCGCCGCGCGCGACGGCATACGGGTCGTCGAAGACGACGGCTGGTCGGATCTCTTTAGCAAGATCATGTCCGAAAAGATCGAGCCTATGCTCGGTCGCGAGCGGCCGACCATTCTGACGGATTATCCGGTGAGCGAGGCGGCGCTCGCCCGCGCCAACGCCGCCGATCCGCGCTTCGCCGATCGTTTCGAACTCTATGTCTGCGGCGTCGAACTCGCCAACGGCTTCGCCGAACTGACCGACGCGGCGGAGCAGCGCCGGCGCTTCGAGGCGCAGATGCAGGAGAAGCGCCGCATCTACGGCGAGATCTATCCGATCGATGAGGATTTTCTCGCCGCTCTGGCGGAGATGCCGCCGGCCTGCGGCGTCGCGCTGGGCTTCGACCGGCTGGCAATGCTCGCGACGGGAGCGGAGCGCATCGAGCAGGTGCTGTGGACGCCGGTGGCCGAGCGCGGCACGGCGCTCTAG
- the efp gene encoding elongation factor P, which translates to MKVIASSIRKGNIIERDDGQLYVVLTAESFFPGKGTPTTQIDMRRLSDGVKTSDRYKTTEQVERAFVEDQDFSYLYNDGDGYHFMNQASYEQIIVPVDVIGDQAQWLQEGMVCILSMFNGVSVGIQLPPRVTLEIVETEPAMKGQTASSSYKPAKLANGARVMVPPHIQPGTRVVIQTEDGAYVERAKD; encoded by the coding sequence GTGAAAGTCATCGCCAGTTCGATTCGCAAAGGCAATATCATCGAGAGAGATGACGGGCAGCTTTACGTCGTCCTGACCGCCGAAAGTTTTTTCCCCGGCAAGGGCACGCCGACGACGCAGATCGACATGCGCCGCCTCTCGGACGGCGTCAAAACGTCGGACCGCTACAAGACGACCGAACAGGTCGAGCGCGCCTTCGTCGAGGATCAGGATTTCAGCTATCTCTATAATGACGGCGACGGCTATCACTTCATGAATCAGGCGAGCTACGAGCAGATCATCGTGCCTGTCGATGTGATCGGCGATCAGGCGCAGTGGCTGCAGGAGGGCATGGTCTGCATCCTGTCGATGTTCAACGGCGTGTCCGTCGGCATTCAGTTGCCGCCGCGCGTGACGCTGGAGATCGTCGAGACAGAGCCGGCGATGAAAGGCCAGACCGCATCCTCGTCTTATAAGCCGGCGAAGCTCGCAAATGGCGCGCGCGTCATGGTCCCGCCGCATATTCAGCCGGGAACGCGCGTCGTGATCCAGACCGAAGACGGCGCCTATGTCGAGCGCGCCAAGGATTGA
- a CDS encoding very short patch repair endonuclease — translation MSVKESREQRSAIMRAVKGRDTAPEIAVRTILRRFAPGYRLHRKDVPGTPDIAYIGRKRAIFVHGCFWHGHECPRGARSPKANADYWRAKIARNVARDAAHREKLAAQGWRALTVWECELKDSPAVEKKLREFLE, via the coding sequence ATGAGCGTGAAAGAAAGTCGCGAACAGCGCTCCGCCATCATGCGGGCGGTGAAGGGGCGCGACACCGCCCCCGAAATCGCCGTGCGGACGATCTTGCGCCGTTTCGCGCCGGGTTATCGGCTGCATCGCAAGGACGTTCCCGGCACTCCCGATATCGCCTATATCGGCCGCAAGCGCGCGATCTTCGTCCATGGCTGCTTCTGGCACGGACATGAGTGCCCGCGCGGCGCGCGCAGCCCCAAGGCCAACGCCGACTATTGGCGCGCCAAGATCGCGCGAAACGTCGCGCGCGACGCGGCGCATCGCGAAAAGCTTGCGGCGCAGGGCTGGCGCGCCCTCACGGTCTGGGAATGCGAACTGAAGGACAGTCCGGCGGTGGAAAAGAAGCTGCGCGAATTTTTGGAGTAG
- a CDS encoding DNA cytosine methyltransferase: MDDRPGYYEFFAGGGMARAGLGDGWRCLFANDFDRKKAESYRANWGGEELHVGDVREISAAQLPGRADLVWASFPCQDLSLAGAGAGLKGERSGTFWPFWDLMKALRKESRAPSLIVLENVCGALTSHGGKDFERICEALAKERYRFGALVIDAALFVPQSRPRLFIVAAREDVAVASALTRKNANAPFHTRALVAAHERLPQTLRANWLWWNVPAPPLRNTTLFDVIEDVPTGVEWRSVEETNALIAMMSDVNLAKIAEAKRAGRKMVGTLYRRTRYHSGEKIQRAEARFDDMAGCLRTPAGGSSRQYVLVVDKGRVRSRLMSARETARLMGLPEDYLLPATYSDAYHLTGDGVVVSVVRHIAASLLEPLLKTCVVWEAA; the protein is encoded by the coding sequence ATGGACGATCGGCCTGGCTATTATGAATTCTTCGCCGGCGGCGGCATGGCCCGCGCCGGGCTCGGCGACGGCTGGCGCTGCCTTTTCGCCAATGACTTCGATCGCAAGAAAGCCGAAAGCTACCGCGCCAATTGGGGCGGCGAGGAGCTGCACGTCGGCGACGTGCGCGAGATCTCCGCAGCGCAGTTGCCGGGTCGCGCCGATCTCGTCTGGGCGTCCTTCCCCTGTCAGGATCTCTCGCTCGCCGGCGCCGGCGCGGGACTGAAGGGCGAAAGGTCCGGGACGTTCTGGCCGTTCTGGGACCTGATGAAGGCGCTCCGCAAGGAGAGCCGTGCGCCGTCGCTCATCGTGCTCGAAAATGTCTGCGGCGCGCTCACCTCGCATGGCGGCAAGGATTTTGAAAGAATCTGCGAGGCGCTGGCGAAAGAGCGCTACAGGTTTGGCGCGCTGGTCATCGACGCGGCGCTGTTCGTTCCGCAATCGCGCCCGCGGCTGTTCATCGTTGCGGCGCGAGAGGATGTCGCGGTTGCTTCTGCGTTGACGAGGAAGAATGCAAACGCGCCGTTTCACACGCGCGCGCTTGTCGCGGCGCATGAGCGCCTGCCGCAAACGCTTCGCGCCAATTGGCTCTGGTGGAATGTGCCGGCGCCGCCGTTGCGCAACACGACTCTGTTCGATGTGATCGAAGACGTTCCGACTGGTGTGGAGTGGCGCAGCGTCGAAGAGACAAACGCGCTCATCGCCATGATGAGCGACGTCAATCTCGCGAAGATCGCCGAGGCGAAGCGCGCCGGGCGCAAGATGGTGGGCACGCTCTATCGCCGCACGCGCTATCACTCGGGCGAAAAAATCCAGCGCGCCGAAGCGCGTTTCGACGATATGGCGGGATGCCTGCGCACGCCGGCGGGCGGCTCGAGCCGACAATATGTGCTGGTCGTCGACAAGGGCAGGGTGCGCTCGCGGCTGATGTCGGCGCGCGAGACCGCGCGGCTGATGGGACTGCCGGAAGATTATTTGCTCCCCGCGACCTATAGCGACGCCTATCATCTGACTGGCGACGGCGTCGTCGTTTCTGTCGTGCGGCACATCGCAGCGAGCCTGTTGGAGCCGTTGCTGAAGACATGTGTCGTGTGGGAGGCGGCTTGA
- a CDS encoding ribonuclease J, with the protein MTTPEADLVFLPLGGLGEIGMNMALYGYGPPKARKWLMVDCGLGFPGQEAPGVDLVFADIAFVEKIARDLVGICITHAHEDHIGGLATLWPRLKCRVFATPFAAGLLEVRRLNEPGAPKIDISLTHAGAKLDLDPFEVEYVAVAHSIPEANALAIRTPLGLLLHTGDWKIDPQPGVGTRIDEARLRALGDEGVTALICDSTNILREGDSFSEADVARTLRTLIAEAPGRVLVTTFASNIARLRGIGEAAQACGRTVVVAGRAMDRAIQVARDCGYLDGLPGFHAPELLPTLPRDKTVVIATGSQGETRAAMARAALNEHPAIKLVAGDRVIFSSRVIPGNARDVFRVINALCDIGVEVITDHDHLVHCSGHPRRGEVTQMYEWIRPQIAVPAHGESHHLTAHAAFAKAHGVAQVVSARNGDIVRLAPGAPGIIGKAPHGRLMKDGDVVLTEDDGSVRERVRLSIAGVISIALAVDRKGELVGDPDVVFAGVPKRGKFGEEMGEVIDEALFAAFEGLSRPRRRDANAVSTAIERAVRGAVSSVWGKKPTVHVMVVAT; encoded by the coding sequence ATGACGACGCCGGAAGCCGACCTCGTCTTCCTGCCGCTCGGCGGCTTGGGCGAAATCGGCATGAACATGGCGCTCTACGGCTATGGGCCGCCGAAAGCGCGCAAATGGCTGATGGTCGATTGCGGCCTGGGCTTTCCCGGGCAGGAGGCGCCCGGCGTCGACCTCGTCTTCGCCGACATCGCCTTCGTCGAGAAGATCGCGCGCGATCTCGTCGGCATTTGCATCACCCATGCGCATGAGGATCATATCGGCGGGCTCGCGACCTTATGGCCGCGACTCAAATGCCGAGTCTTCGCCACCCCCTTTGCGGCGGGCCTCCTGGAAGTGCGGCGGTTGAACGAACCTGGCGCGCCGAAGATCGACATCTCCCTGACTCATGCCGGCGCAAAGCTCGATCTCGATCCGTTCGAAGTCGAATATGTCGCCGTCGCACATTCGATTCCGGAAGCGAATGCGCTCGCGATACGCACGCCGCTCGGGCTGCTGCTCCACACCGGCGACTGGAAGATCGATCCGCAGCCCGGCGTCGGGACGCGCATCGACGAGGCGCGGCTGCGCGCGCTCGGCGACGAGGGCGTCACTGCGCTGATTTGCGACTCGACCAACATCCTGCGCGAGGGCGACAGTTTCTCGGAAGCCGACGTCGCGCGCACTTTGCGCACGCTGATCGCCGAAGCGCCGGGCCGGGTGCTGGTCACGACCTTCGCGTCCAATATTGCGCGGCTGCGCGGCATCGGCGAGGCGGCGCAGGCCTGCGGGCGCACCGTCGTTGTCGCCGGGAGGGCGATGGATCGCGCCATCCAGGTCGCGCGAGACTGCGGCTATCTCGACGGGCTGCCCGGATTTCACGCGCCCGAATTGCTGCCGACCTTGCCGCGCGACAAGACCGTGGTCATCGCGACCGGAAGCCAGGGCGAAACCCGCGCCGCCATGGCGCGGGCGGCGCTGAACGAACATCCGGCGATCAAGCTTGTCGCGGGCGATCGGGTGATCTTTTCTTCGCGCGTCATTCCCGGAAATGCGCGCGACGTCTTTCGCGTCATCAACGCCCTCTGCGACATTGGCGTCGAGGTCATCACCGACCACGACCATCTCGTGCATTGCTCTGGCCATCCGCGCCGCGGCGAAGTCACGCAAATGTACGAATGGATCCGGCCGCAGATCGCCGTGCCGGCGCATGGCGAATCGCATCATCTCACGGCGCACGCGGCCTTCGCGAAGGCGCATGGCGTGGCGCAGGTCGTTTCGGCGCGCAATGGCGATATCGTGCGACTGGCGCCGGGGGCGCCGGGCATCATCGGTAAGGCCCCGCACGGCCGTCTGATGAAGGATGGCGACGTCGTCCTGACTGAAGACGACGGCTCCGTGCGCGAACGCGTGCGGCTGTCTATCGCCGGCGTCATCTCCATCGCGCTCGCGGTTGACCGCAAGGGCGAGCTTGTCGGCGATCCGGACGTCGTCTTCGCCGGCGTGCCGAAACGCGGCAAATTCGGCGAGGAGATGGGCGAAGTCATCGATGAGGCGCTGTTCGCGGCGTTCGAGGGGCTGTCGCGCCCGCGACGCCGCGACGCCAACGCCGTGTCAACGGCGATCGAGCGCGCCGTGCGCGGCGCGGTCTCGTCTGTTTGGGGCAAAAAGCCCACGGTCCATGTGATGGTCGTCGCGACGTAG
- a CDS encoding biotin--[acetyl-CoA-carboxylase] ligase → MARACGVRLLALESVDSTNDEARRLIEAGERGPLWLVAARQTRGHGRLGREWISPPGNLHASLVLGDFGEAAVAPQLGFVAGVAAMRGLRAATGGAGRFALKWPNDLLLDGAKLGGILLENVGVPTGDARAPRGSVAIIGLGVNCAEAPRDLPFEARALASIGPNAPNAATLFTHLSDALLETLELWRGGGGFARIRDAWLTDAAFLGAHIRVELPRETVEGRLATIDAIGRLVLATRDGERVIEAGDVSLGPRQATAGGVA, encoded by the coding sequence TTGGCGCGCGCCTGCGGCGTGCGTCTCCTCGCGCTGGAGAGCGTCGATTCGACCAATGACGAAGCCCGACGTCTGATCGAGGCGGGGGAGCGCGGCCCTTTGTGGCTGGTCGCCGCGCGGCAGACGCGCGGCCATGGCCGTCTGGGCCGCGAATGGATTTCGCCGCCGGGCAATCTTCATGCGAGCCTTGTTCTCGGCGATTTCGGCGAAGCCGCCGTCGCGCCGCAGCTCGGCTTCGTGGCGGGGGTCGCGGCAATGCGCGGCCTGCGCGCCGCGACGGGCGGCGCCGGACGCTTCGCGCTGAAATGGCCGAATGATCTCCTGCTCGACGGCGCCAAGCTCGGCGGGATTTTGCTGGAGAATGTCGGCGTGCCGACAGGCGATGCGCGCGCGCCGCGCGGCTCCGTCGCCATTATCGGCCTCGGCGTCAACTGCGCCGAGGCGCCGCGCGATCTGCCCTTTGAAGCGCGCGCGCTTGCGTCGATCGGGCCGAACGCGCCGAACGCTGCGACGCTCTTTACGCATCTGTCCGACGCGCTCCTCGAAACGCTTGAACTTTGGCGCGGCGGCGGGGGCTTCGCCCGCATCCGAGACGCTTGGCTGACGGACGCCGCTTTTCTCGGCGCCCACATTCGCGTTGAGCTTCCGCGCGAGACCGTCGAGGGACGCCTCGCGACCATCGACGCGATCGGCCGCCTTGTGTTGGCGACACGAGACGGCGAGCGCGTCATCGAGGCGGGCGACGTGTCGCTCGGTCCGCGGCAGGCCACGGCGGGAGGCGTCGCATGA